One window from the genome of Microbulbifer sp. ALW1 encodes:
- the napA gene encoding nitrate reductase catalytic subunit NapA, which produces MAITRREFTKASAVVAAAAAAGLAVPAKTQNLVSQGGANELNWNKAPCRFCGTGCSVMVATKDNRVVATHGDIKAEVNRGLNCVKGYFLSKIMYGSDRLTKPLLRMSNGKYDKNGDFVEVSWDQAFDVMEQKYKEAIKNHGPESVGMFGSGQWTVWEGYAASKLMKAGFRSNNIDPNARHCMASAVMGFMRTFGIDEPMGCYDDFENADAFVLWGSNMAEMHPILWSRVTDRRLSHPGCKVAVLSTYEHRSFELADIPIVFSPHSDLLILNFIANYIIQNNKVNQEFVKKHTNFVRGETNIGYGLRDEHPLEQEASGRDKANSWTDMSFKEFADFLKPYSLDRVSKETGVPKESLTALAELYADPKTKVMSLWTMGFNQHTRGVWANNMVYNLHLLTGKISSPGNSPFSLTGQPSACGTAREVGTFSHRLPADLLVANPKHRATAEKIWRLPEGTIPPKPGFHAVAQSRALKDGKLRVYWTQASNNAQAGPNLMQELLPGWRNPETFVVVSDVYPTTSAQAADLILPTAMWVEKEGAYGNAERRTQFWHQQVKAPGESKSDLWQLVEFSKRFKTDEVWPQELLGKAREYRGKTLYEVLFANGHANRYPNSDRDGAYANDEADAFGFYIQKGLFEEYAEFGRGHGHDLAPFDRYHQERGLRWPVVNGKETLWRFREGYDPYVQTGAGVQFYGNKDGRARIFALPYEPPAESPDKEYPFWLCTGRVLEHWHTGSMTQRVPELFSAVPYGLVYMHPDDAQAQGFRRGSEIKVVSRRGEMVGRVETRGRARPPKGLVYVPFFDAQRLINKVTLDATDPISKQTDFKKCAVKLELISLA; this is translated from the coding sequence ATGGCGATTACCCGACGGGAATTTACCAAGGCCAGCGCGGTAGTGGCCGCGGCTGCGGCTGCCGGTCTGGCAGTGCCCGCAAAAACCCAGAACCTGGTGAGCCAGGGGGGCGCCAATGAGCTCAACTGGAACAAGGCGCCCTGTCGTTTCTGTGGCACCGGCTGCAGTGTTATGGTTGCCACCAAAGACAATCGGGTGGTGGCCACGCACGGCGATATCAAGGCGGAAGTGAATCGCGGCCTCAACTGTGTCAAAGGCTACTTCCTGTCGAAAATCATGTACGGCAGTGACCGACTAACCAAACCGTTACTGCGCATGAGTAACGGCAAGTACGATAAAAACGGCGATTTTGTCGAGGTGTCCTGGGACCAGGCCTTTGACGTCATGGAGCAGAAATACAAAGAGGCGATCAAGAACCACGGGCCCGAATCCGTGGGGATGTTCGGCTCCGGGCAGTGGACGGTATGGGAGGGGTACGCCGCCAGCAAATTGATGAAGGCGGGCTTCCGCTCCAACAATATTGACCCCAATGCACGCCATTGTATGGCATCGGCGGTGATGGGTTTCATGCGCACTTTTGGCATCGACGAACCCATGGGTTGCTACGACGATTTTGAAAATGCCGATGCTTTCGTGCTCTGGGGCTCGAACATGGCGGAGATGCACCCGATTCTCTGGTCGCGGGTCACCGATCGCCGGCTCTCGCATCCCGGCTGCAAAGTTGCAGTGCTGTCTACCTACGAACACCGCAGTTTTGAACTGGCCGATATTCCCATTGTATTTTCACCGCACTCCGATCTGCTGATTCTGAACTTTATCGCCAATTACATTATCCAGAACAACAAGGTAAACCAGGAGTTTGTTAAAAAGCACACGAACTTTGTGCGCGGCGAAACCAATATTGGCTACGGCCTGCGGGATGAACATCCCCTGGAACAAGAGGCGAGCGGGCGCGACAAAGCCAATAGCTGGACCGACATGAGCTTTAAGGAGTTTGCCGACTTCCTCAAGCCTTATTCACTGGATAGGGTGTCGAAGGAAACCGGAGTACCGAAAGAGAGCCTGACCGCACTGGCGGAGCTTTACGCCGATCCGAAAACCAAAGTCATGTCCCTCTGGACCATGGGCTTTAACCAGCACACTCGCGGTGTCTGGGCTAACAACATGGTGTACAACCTACACCTGCTTACCGGCAAAATTTCCAGCCCTGGCAACAGTCCATTTTCCCTGACCGGACAACCTTCCGCCTGCGGCACCGCGCGGGAAGTAGGGACCTTTTCCCACCGATTACCCGCCGACCTGCTGGTGGCCAACCCCAAACACCGCGCCACGGCGGAAAAAATCTGGCGTTTACCCGAAGGTACCATTCCACCGAAGCCCGGCTTCCATGCGGTGGCACAGAGCCGCGCACTGAAAGACGGCAAGTTGCGGGTCTACTGGACCCAGGCTTCCAACAACGCTCAGGCCGGCCCCAACCTGATGCAGGAGCTGCTGCCCGGCTGGCGCAATCCGGAGACTTTTGTGGTGGTGTCCGATGTGTATCCCACCACGTCCGCCCAGGCCGCCGACCTGATTTTGCCCACGGCCATGTGGGTGGAAAAAGAGGGCGCCTACGGCAATGCGGAACGGCGCACCCAGTTCTGGCACCAGCAGGTGAAAGCACCGGGGGAAAGTAAATCCGACCTGTGGCAGCTGGTGGAATTTTCCAAACGCTTCAAAACCGATGAAGTCTGGCCGCAGGAATTGCTCGGCAAGGCGCGGGAGTACCGGGGCAAAACCCTGTACGAAGTGCTCTTCGCCAACGGCCATGCCAACCGTTATCCCAACTCGGATAGAGACGGCGCTTACGCCAATGACGAGGCCGATGCGTTTGGTTTCTATATCCAGAAAGGACTGTTTGAAGAATATGCGGAGTTCGGCCGCGGCCACGGTCACGACCTGGCGCCGTTTGATCGTTACCATCAAGAGCGCGGCTTGCGCTGGCCGGTGGTCAACGGCAAGGAAACCCTGTGGCGTTTCCGCGAAGGCTACGATCCCTATGTGCAGACGGGAGCGGGCGTGCAGTTCTACGGCAACAAGGACGGCCGCGCGCGCATTTTTGCGTTGCCTTACGAGCCGCCCGCAGAATCCCCGGACAAGGAATATCCCTTCTGGCTGTGTACTGGTCGCGTGCTGGAACACTGGCACACCGGCTCCATGACTCAGCGGGTACCGGAACTGTTCAGCGCTGTACCTTATGGACTGGTGTATATGCATCCGGACGACGCCCAGGCCCAGGGCTTCCGTCGCGGCAGTGAGATCAAAGTCGTCAGTCGCCGCGGTGAAATGGTTGGGCGGGTGGAAACCCGCGGTCGCGCGCGGCCACCCAAGGGGCTGGTGTATGTGCCTTTCTTCGACGCCCAGCGCCTGATCAACAAAGTCACGCTGGATGCGACCGATCCTATTTCCAAGCAGACCGACTTTAAAAAATGCGCGGTGAAGCTGGAACTGATATCCCTGGCCTGA
- a CDS encoding alginate lyase family protein — MRRFFSFFIVIVSLVLSPVSWAKGADSAIGRHLFLFDAELLDTLERNPETLAALQEKAQQALAHPLYSVVEKESTPASGDRHDYYSLGPYWWPNPDTQDGLPYIRRDGKRNPAINQLAGDNGRLVALSRDVTALALAYRVTGDTRYADKARTQLHNWFIRPDTRMNPNFQHAQAIPGLNDGRGIGIIEARFFIPLIDAVELLGAQLSAEETQHIHQWFQQFNHWLLTSDNGFEEDNWHNNHGTWFDAQVVAFALFTGDVDTAKRRLRITQMRRIGAQFDRHGNQHAEFERTRPWHYANFNLEAYNLLGRFGEQVGVDIWNYSVDGHALKKGYALIAETVMSPENWPYKEMAGLDLQVARSTLYHAQRAYPDALFTEAWSKLGNAATKAPDPRLVPVK, encoded by the coding sequence ATGCGCAGATTTTTTTCCTTCTTTATCGTCATCGTTAGCCTGGTACTGTCACCAGTCAGCTGGGCCAAAGGTGCCGATAGCGCTATCGGCCGCCACTTGTTTTTATTCGACGCAGAGCTGTTAGATACTCTGGAACGGAATCCGGAAACACTTGCCGCGCTTCAGGAAAAAGCACAGCAGGCACTGGCTCATCCGCTCTATTCCGTCGTCGAAAAGGAATCGACACCTGCCAGTGGCGACCGGCACGACTACTACAGTCTCGGCCCTTACTGGTGGCCAAACCCGGATACGCAAGACGGTCTGCCGTATATCCGCCGCGACGGCAAGCGCAACCCGGCAATCAACCAACTGGCCGGAGACAACGGCCGTTTAGTGGCACTGAGCCGCGACGTCACCGCACTCGCACTGGCCTACCGCGTCACCGGCGATACCCGCTATGCGGACAAGGCCCGCACACAACTACACAACTGGTTTATCCGCCCAGACACGCGGATGAACCCCAATTTTCAGCACGCGCAGGCAATCCCCGGCCTGAACGATGGCCGCGGTATTGGCATTATCGAAGCGCGCTTTTTTATTCCGCTGATCGATGCGGTCGAATTGCTCGGCGCACAACTGAGCGCAGAAGAGACTCAGCATATTCACCAGTGGTTTCAGCAGTTCAATCACTGGCTACTGACCAGTGACAACGGCTTTGAAGAGGATAACTGGCACAACAACCACGGCACCTGGTTCGATGCCCAGGTGGTGGCCTTTGCACTCTTCACCGGCGATGTAGACACCGCCAAGCGGCGACTGCGCATCACCCAGATGCGGCGTATCGGCGCCCAGTTTGATCGCCACGGCAACCAGCACGCAGAGTTCGAGCGCACCCGCCCCTGGCACTACGCCAACTTCAATCTGGAGGCGTACAACCTGCTGGGCCGGTTTGGCGAGCAGGTGGGTGTGGATATCTGGAACTACTCGGTAGACGGCCACGCCCTGAAAAAGGGCTATGCACTGATCGCGGAGACCGTAATGTCGCCGGAGAATTGGCCTTACAAAGAGATGGCCGGCTTGGACCTGCAAGTGGCCCGCAGCACCCTTTACCACGCCCAGCGCGCCTATCCTGATGCGCTGTTTACGGAGGCCTGGAGCAAGCTTGGCAATGCCGCCACCAAAGCGCCAGACCCGCGTCTGGTTCCGGTGAAATAA
- a CDS encoding cytochrome c3 family protein, translating to MIDWIKGYWHTLSHPATAFSLGFLLLSGFIAGIIFWGGFNTALEATNTEKFCISCHEMRDNVYQELKGTIHWTNRSGVRATCPDCHVPHEWTHKIARKMQASKEVWGKIFGTISTREKFLDKRLELAQHEWARLKANDSLECRNCHDFEYMDFSVQSLRARQMHSTQLATGKATCIDCHRGIAHHLPNMANEDAWGPDNPAHDASRFGDDNPLKADDTKQKVEDKD from the coding sequence ATGATTGACTGGATTAAAGGTTACTGGCACACCCTGAGCCACCCGGCCACCGCATTCAGCTTGGGCTTTCTGCTGCTGAGTGGGTTTATCGCCGGGATTATTTTCTGGGGCGGTTTCAACACCGCGCTGGAAGCGACCAATACCGAAAAGTTCTGCATCAGCTGTCACGAGATGCGCGACAACGTCTATCAGGAACTGAAAGGTACCATTCACTGGACCAACCGCTCCGGCGTCCGCGCCACCTGCCCGGATTGCCATGTGCCCCACGAGTGGACACACAAAATCGCGCGTAAAATGCAGGCCTCAAAAGAGGTGTGGGGGAAGATTTTCGGGACCATAAGTACGCGGGAAAAATTCCTCGACAAGCGCCTGGAGCTGGCACAACACGAGTGGGCGCGCCTGAAAGCCAACGACTCCCTGGAATGCCGAAACTGCCACGACTTCGAGTACATGGACTTTAGTGTGCAGAGCCTGCGCGCGCGCCAGATGCACTCGACCCAGCTTGCTACCGGCAAGGCGACCTGTATCGACTGCCATCGCGGTATCGCCCACCACCTGCCGAACATGGCCAACGAGGATGCCTGGGGCCCGGACAACCCGGCCCACGACGCCAGTCGGTTTGGCGACGACAACCCGCTGAAAGCGGACGACACCAAGCAAAAGGTCGAAGACAAAGACTAA
- the uxaC gene encoding glucuronate isomerase: MTRPLILHPDRLFPADKVSRDIARNLYQSVKDLPIISPHGHTDPSWFAENQPFGNPANLLIRPDHYVFRMLYSQGIPLESLGIRTQDGAQVEQDPRKIWQLLADNYHLFRGTPSRTWLDTVFHDVFELDVQLSTETADLYYERIDSYLRQPEFLPRALFERFNIEVIATTESPLDDLRHHQKILDSGWKGRVITAFRPDPVLDPDFEGFTDNLAQLAEITGEDTSTWSGYLAALRNRREFFKQMGATSTDHGHPTATTANLSAAEAEALFLKVSAGNGSAADAELFRGQMLTEMARMSIEDGLVMQIHPGSFRNHNKVVFERFGRDKGCDIPSQTDYVHALQPLLEAVGNEPNLTIILFTLDETSYSRELAPLAGHYPALKLGPSWWFHDSPEGMRRFREQVTETAGFYNTVGFNDDTRAFLSIPARHDVARRMDCVWLAQLVSDHRLQEDEAFELAADLAYNLAKKAYKL; the protein is encoded by the coding sequence ATGACACGCCCTCTGATTCTGCATCCCGACCGTCTATTTCCGGCCGATAAAGTGAGCCGGGATATCGCGCGCAATCTTTACCAGAGCGTGAAAGACCTGCCGATCATCAGCCCGCACGGCCACACGGACCCGTCCTGGTTCGCCGAGAACCAGCCGTTCGGCAACCCGGCCAACCTGCTGATTCGCCCGGATCACTATGTCTTCCGTATGCTCTACTCCCAGGGTATCCCGCTGGAGAGCCTGGGTATCCGCACTCAGGACGGCGCCCAGGTTGAGCAGGATCCACGCAAGATCTGGCAACTGCTCGCGGACAATTACCACCTGTTCCGCGGCACCCCGTCGCGCACCTGGCTGGATACCGTTTTCCACGATGTGTTCGAGCTGGATGTACAGCTGAGCACTGAGACGGCCGATCTTTACTACGAGCGTATCGACAGCTATCTGCGCCAGCCGGAGTTCCTGCCGCGCGCGCTGTTCGAGCGTTTCAATATCGAAGTGATTGCCACCACCGAATCCCCGCTGGACGACCTGCGTCACCACCAGAAGATTCTGGACAGCGGCTGGAAGGGCCGTGTGATTACCGCATTCCGTCCGGACCCGGTACTGGACCCGGACTTCGAGGGCTTTACCGATAACCTGGCGCAGCTGGCCGAGATCACTGGTGAAGATACTTCCACCTGGTCCGGTTATCTGGCGGCGCTGCGTAACCGTCGTGAATTCTTCAAGCAGATGGGCGCTACCTCCACCGACCACGGTCACCCCACTGCGACCACCGCGAACCTGTCTGCGGCGGAAGCCGAGGCGCTGTTCCTGAAGGTGAGCGCGGGTAACGGCAGCGCAGCAGATGCGGAGCTGTTCCGCGGCCAGATGCTGACCGAGATGGCGCGCATGAGCATCGAAGATGGTCTGGTGATGCAGATCCACCCCGGCTCTTTCCGCAACCACAACAAGGTGGTGTTCGAGCGCTTCGGTCGCGACAAGGGCTGCGATATCCCCTCCCAGACCGACTACGTACACGCGCTGCAGCCGCTGCTGGAAGCGGTAGGTAATGAGCCGAACCTGACAATTATTCTGTTCACTCTGGACGAGACCAGCTACAGCCGCGAACTGGCACCGCTGGCGGGTCACTACCCGGCACTGAAGCTGGGCCCGAGCTGGTGGTTCCACGATAGTCCGGAAGGCATGCGTCGTTTCCGCGAGCAGGTGACCGAGACTGCCGGTTTCTACAATACCGTTGGCTTTAACGATGACACCCGCGCGTTCCTGTCCATCCCCGCCCGCCACGATGTGGCGCGCCGTATGGATTGTGTATGGCTGGCGCAACTGGTCAGCGACCACCGCCTGCAGGAAGACGAAGCCTTCGAACTGGCCGCGGACCTTGCCTACAACCTGGCGAAAAAAGCCTACAAGCTTTGA
- a CDS encoding TonB-dependent receptor: MTSNRIRPTFTKTLLSTVVALAATPVLAQENNTLEEVTVTAQFQRNLDNALDVKRNASTIVDGISADDIGTLPALDMGEALQAVAGVQLNREGERRESSINLRGMPSGFVQTTANGQTFASPARSTKAFGAPNPFGAFDPAVFNGTNVIKTQTAAMQEGGIAGTVDLVLPRALDKGDGKLSLSVAGRSEQLADALDSEMVLSGSKHLISDKLAVTATLATSEQTFRRDTVKINRYDNIPTNGNFVGANGEDFATWAADNNLPDNAVVKMPGELRQGSELNEGSRTSFSGGIEFQANDNLKLGLNVLYTERDMNENGQQELDLRTRSGGTIITPNSAPRNTGTVDSNGNPIYTVSDISFAEVDYRNTSRIWDTYEQSQAVLMDAEWANDDWTIDGLVSLSSAENNWNELFYTPIFQAGSSGISGRLYTGEGDIGNFVTEFSGLENVNLDGEWLVKDTLSSSGVTTLVDNPKIQALITGTYETLETEANSFEINAKRALELPVVSAVSFGYRFSNQTQDSDRLRSSPTGIDLNGILNNAAIGNPAYVDQGSFFGGDAPGFAGAGGGWFALDVDALNALAAASIGDVAPDPVTGEIPVRVPTTGLIARGGQQSAGLIYDVELDTSALYLMTDLDFTVADLPVSGNVGVRYVSSEQTASSPYYAFGATDINNPEQRAVDSDYDFLLPSVNLAVDLREDLMLRLGYGESISRPNVRAATPATTISSRPGEVSINLPGADVEPFSARSYDISLEWYNREGSAISIAAFQKQIDNFFTAVASCDAGLLSEYNVNVGSLSVDGDNCITNGVDAYDVIDADYIMAGDQVSISKIQNVDEQIEVRGYEVSVQQNLSFLPYPWSGFGGIVNYSSTSQDSPLEARIPGISDDTYNVIGYWEDGPFGIRLAYNYRSEYELESVGTFNGEGNKNVKAAGRVDLSAYYNVTDNFSLSFKGYNLTEALYEEYQDTEFQPRATHFDGRTFVLQAKYKFF; the protein is encoded by the coding sequence ATGACAAGCAATCGAATTCGTCCGACGTTTACCAAAACCCTGTTGAGCACCGTGGTTGCCCTGGCCGCAACACCGGTCCTGGCGCAGGAAAATAACACCCTGGAAGAAGTTACGGTTACCGCGCAATTCCAGCGCAACCTGGATAACGCGCTCGACGTAAAACGCAATGCTTCCACCATTGTCGACGGTATCTCCGCGGACGATATCGGCACCCTGCCGGCACTGGATATGGGTGAAGCCCTGCAGGCGGTCGCCGGTGTGCAGCTCAACCGTGAAGGCGAGCGCCGCGAGTCCAGCATCAATCTGCGCGGTATGCCCTCCGGCTTTGTACAGACCACCGCCAACGGCCAGACCTTTGCCAGCCCGGCGCGCAGCACCAAGGCGTTCGGCGCACCCAACCCCTTCGGCGCTTTTGATCCGGCGGTATTCAACGGCACCAACGTGATCAAGACCCAGACCGCAGCCATGCAGGAAGGTGGTATTGCAGGCACCGTGGATCTGGTACTGCCGCGCGCACTGGATAAAGGCGATGGCAAGCTGAGCCTGTCCGTAGCTGGCCGCAGTGAGCAGCTGGCGGACGCACTGGACAGCGAAATGGTACTGTCCGGCTCCAAGCACCTGATCAGCGACAAGCTCGCGGTCACTGCCACCCTGGCCACGTCCGAGCAGACCTTCCGCCGCGACACAGTAAAAATTAACCGCTACGACAATATTCCCACCAACGGCAATTTTGTCGGCGCCAACGGTGAAGATTTCGCCACCTGGGCCGCGGACAACAACCTGCCGGACAACGCCGTAGTGAAAATGCCCGGCGAACTGCGCCAGGGCTCAGAGCTCAACGAAGGTTCCCGTACCTCCTTCTCCGGCGGTATCGAATTCCAGGCCAACGACAACCTCAAACTCGGCCTGAACGTGCTCTACACCGAGCGCGATATGAACGAGAACGGTCAGCAGGAACTGGATCTGCGCACCCGCAGCGGCGGCACCATCATCACCCCGAACAGCGCACCGCGGAACACCGGTACCGTGGACAGCAACGGCAACCCGATTTACACCGTTTCCGATATCTCGTTTGCGGAAGTGGACTACCGCAACACCTCCCGTATCTGGGATACCTACGAACAGTCCCAGGCAGTGCTGATGGACGCGGAATGGGCCAACGACGACTGGACCATCGACGGACTGGTGTCCCTGTCTTCCGCTGAAAATAACTGGAACGAGCTCTTCTACACGCCGATCTTCCAGGCAGGATCCAGCGGCATCTCCGGCCGCCTGTACACAGGCGAGGGAGATATTGGCAACTTCGTGACCGAGTTCAGCGGGCTGGAGAACGTCAACCTCGACGGCGAGTGGCTGGTAAAAGACACCCTGAGCAGTTCCGGTGTCACTACTCTGGTCGACAACCCCAAAATCCAGGCACTGATTACCGGCACCTACGAAACCCTGGAAACAGAAGCCAACTCCTTCGAGATCAATGCCAAGCGCGCGCTGGAATTGCCGGTGGTTTCCGCGGTTTCCTTCGGCTACCGCTTCTCCAACCAGACCCAGGACTCCGACCGCCTGCGCAGCTCGCCAACCGGTATCGACCTGAACGGTATTCTGAACAACGCAGCCATCGGCAACCCGGCCTATGTTGACCAGGGCAGCTTCTTCGGTGGCGATGCTCCGGGCTTTGCCGGCGCCGGTGGCGGCTGGTTTGCACTGGACGTGGACGCGCTTAATGCACTGGCCGCCGCCTCCATCGGCGATGTGGCGCCGGACCCGGTTACCGGCGAAATTCCGGTGCGCGTCCCCACCACTGGCCTGATCGCCCGCGGCGGCCAGCAGAGTGCCGGCCTGATCTACGATGTCGAACTGGACACTTCCGCCCTGTACCTGATGACCGATCTGGATTTCACTGTCGCAGACTTGCCGGTATCCGGTAACGTGGGCGTGCGCTACGTCAGCTCCGAGCAGACCGCGTCTTCTCCCTACTACGCCTTCGGCGCTACCGATATCAATAACCCGGAACAGCGCGCGGTGGATAGCGACTATGACTTCCTGCTGCCGAGCGTGAACCTGGCAGTGGACCTGCGTGAAGACCTGATGTTGCGCCTCGGCTACGGCGAGTCCATTTCCCGCCCCAACGTGCGCGCGGCCACACCGGCCACCACCATTTCCTCGCGCCCCGGTGAAGTCAGTATCAACCTGCCCGGTGCCGATGTGGAGCCCTTCTCCGCACGCTCCTACGACATCTCCCTGGAGTGGTACAACCGCGAGGGCAGCGCCATTAGCATCGCCGCCTTCCAGAAACAGATCGACAACTTCTTTACCGCGGTGGCCAGTTGTGACGCGGGCCTGCTGTCTGAGTACAACGTAAACGTGGGAAGCCTGTCGGTTGACGGCGATAACTGCATTACCAACGGCGTAGACGCCTACGATGTGATCGATGCGGACTACATCATGGCGGGCGACCAGGTCAGCATCAGCAAAATCCAGAACGTGGATGAGCAGATCGAAGTGCGCGGCTACGAAGTTTCCGTACAGCAGAACCTGAGCTTCCTGCCCTACCCCTGGAGCGGCTTCGGCGGCATCGTGAACTATTCCAGCACCTCGCAGGATTCCCCGCTGGAAGCGCGCATTCCCGGTATTTCCGATGACACCTACAACGTGATCGGCTACTGGGAAGATGGCCCCTTCGGTATCCGCCTGGCCTACAACTACCGCAGTGAATACGAGCTGGAAAGTGTTGGCACCTTTAACGGTGAGGGCAATAAAAACGTGAAGGCCGCGGGCCGCGTGGATCTGTCGGCCTACTACAACGTAACCGACAATTTCTCCCTGTCTTTCAAAGGTTACAACCTGACCGAGGCGCTGTACGAGGAATACCAGGATACGGAATTCCAGCCTCGCGCCACCCACTTCGATGGTCGCACTTTTGTACTGCAGGCGAAGTACAAGTTCTTCTAA
- a CDS encoding nitrate reductase cytochrome c-type subunit, which translates to MNGKQVFSIVGALIVLVCGLATVAEQFPNTPGPDGIRKGGTLFEEKDAPQLADPVNANGKRVRAYPEQPPTIPHTIRDYQIDKNSNRCLECHHRIQTAVSGAPMISITHFMDRDFQVLADVAPRRYFCLQCHVPQTTAKSSVGNTFKDVDILLRNQKQESAQ; encoded by the coding sequence ATGAACGGAAAACAGGTTTTCTCAATCGTCGGAGCGCTGATCGTTCTGGTGTGTGGCCTGGCGACGGTAGCGGAGCAATTTCCCAATACCCCCGGACCGGATGGTATTCGCAAGGGCGGTACCCTGTTTGAAGAAAAGGATGCACCGCAGCTGGCCGATCCGGTGAATGCGAACGGTAAGCGCGTGCGCGCCTATCCGGAACAGCCGCCGACCATCCCCCATACCATCCGCGATTACCAGATCGACAAGAACAGCAACCGCTGTCTGGAGTGCCACCACCGCATCCAGACCGCCGTCAGCGGTGCGCCGATGATCAGTATTACGCACTTTATGGATCGGGATTTCCAGGTGCTGGCCGATGTGGCGCCGCGACGCTACTTCTGTTTGCAGTGTCATGTCCCGCAGACCACGGCGAAATCCTCGGTGGGCAATACCTTCAAGGATGTGGATATTTTGCTGCGTAACCAGAAGCAAGAGTCTGCCCAGTAA
- a CDS encoding mannitol dehydrogenase family protein: MSQERLNNQLLESLPAEVIKPAYDRNEVTTGIVHLGIGAFHRAHQAWYTENRIAAGEKDWGIVGASLRSAGVRDQLVPQNGLYSVVEKSNAGTKVQIVGAVSDVLVGPESPQQLLELLAQESVRIVSLTITEKGYCHDPASGDLNPQHPDVIHDLANPQAPKSALGYIVGALALRKERGLPGFTVLTCDNLPSNGKLLGNVLGQFAEKVDSELAAWIAENTTTPSTMVDRIVPATTDADREELEALIGCRDEAAVMAEPFAQWVVEDNFLRGRPEWDKAGATFVDDVEVYELIKLRLLNGSHSMLAYSGYLAGCETVADVMAVPAFNKLALHFMQSEATTSIEVPAEFDIAAYQAELIERFENRALRHRTWQIAMDGSQKIPQRWLGTLRHQLANNGLIEVLSFALANWIRYVSAVDEKGNAIEVSDPLAADLKAICDQYKPQGNEALAANFLAFTPVFGDDLKQSAPLQDAVVNWLNKLDAQGTLACVEEAFASL; encoded by the coding sequence ATGAGCCAAGAAAGACTCAACAACCAACTTCTGGAAAGCCTCCCCGCCGAGGTGATCAAACCGGCCTACGACCGCAACGAAGTCACTACTGGCATCGTGCACCTGGGCATCGGCGCTTTCCACCGCGCACACCAGGCGTGGTACACGGAAAACCGTATTGCCGCCGGTGAAAAGGACTGGGGCATTGTGGGTGCGAGCCTGCGCTCCGCCGGGGTACGCGATCAGCTAGTGCCGCAGAACGGCCTTTATTCCGTGGTGGAGAAGTCCAATGCGGGCACCAAGGTGCAGATCGTCGGTGCGGTGAGCGATGTGCTGGTGGGCCCGGAAAGCCCACAGCAACTGCTGGAGCTGCTGGCCCAGGAAAGCGTGCGTATCGTTTCCCTGACCATCACCGAGAAAGGCTACTGCCACGATCCGGCGAGCGGCGACCTGAACCCGCAGCACCCGGACGTGATTCACGATCTGGCGAATCCGCAAGCTCCCAAGTCTGCGCTTGGTTACATCGTCGGCGCCCTGGCCCTGCGCAAGGAGCGCGGTCTGCCGGGCTTTACCGTACTGACCTGTGACAACCTGCCATCCAACGGCAAGCTGCTGGGCAACGTGCTGGGGCAGTTTGCGGAGAAAGTCGACAGCGAACTGGCAGCGTGGATTGCGGAAAACACCACCACGCCGTCCACCATGGTGGACCGTATTGTGCCGGCCACCACCGATGCCGACCGCGAGGAGCTGGAAGCGCTGATCGGCTGTCGCGATGAGGCGGCGGTAATGGCGGAGCCTTTCGCCCAGTGGGTTGTGGAAGACAATTTCCTGCGCGGCCGCCCGGAGTGGGACAAGGCCGGCGCGACCTTTGTGGACGATGTGGAAGTCTACGAACTGATCAAGCTGCGCCTGCTGAACGGCAGCCACTCCATGCTGGCTTACAGCGGCTATCTGGCTGGCTGTGAAACTGTTGCAGACGTGATGGCGGTACCGGCATTCAACAAGCTGGCACTGCACTTCATGCAGTCCGAGGCTACTACCTCTATCGAGGTACCTGCCGAGTTTGATATTGCCGCTTACCAGGCAGAACTGATCGAGCGCTTCGAGAACCGCGCCCTGCGCCACCGTACCTGGCAGATCGCCATGGACGGTTCGCAGAAGATTCCGCAGCGCTGGCTGGGCACCCTGCGCCACCAGCTGGCGAATAACGGTCTCATCGAAGTGCTGAGCTTTGCCCTGGCCAACTGGATCCGTTACGTATCCGCGGTGGACGAGAAAGGCAATGCCATCGAGGTTTCCGATCCGCTGGCGGCAGACCTGAAAGCGATTTGCGATCAGTACAAGCCGCAAGGAAACGAAGCACTGGCCGCGAACTTCCTCGCGTTTACGCCGGTGTTCGGTGACGACCTGAAACAGAGCGCACCCCTGCAGGATGCCGTGGTGAACTGGCTGAACAAGCTGGATGCACAGGGCACCCTGGCCTGTGTGGAAGAAGCGTTCGCGAGCCTGTGA